In Vicia villosa cultivar HV-30 ecotype Madison, WI unplaced genomic scaffold, Vvil1.0 ctg.003020F_1_1, whole genome shotgun sequence, the DNA window TGTAAAGTGTTCTCTCGTGTTGACCCCCAAATTGCGTCCAATAGTGGTATCAAGAGCCTTTGATTTCAAGTAAAGGAGCCAACTTATTTGTATCAAAAGTACTCTACATAGGTGGAGGATAGGAAATAGTGTTAACGGCAGTACAAGTGTATCTGAAAGAAAGATGTTCCACTTGAGGGGGAACATTGTgtatagactcacacttgagagaAAGTGTTGAGAATCAAGCATGAGAAAGATGTTTCACATTGAATAGAAAATTGAAGATTGGGCACGAGAACTCACACACCTATCACCATAAGATTTTGGGCGAATATGTGGTGTGTCTGTCATAAATGTGTGTCCCAAGTGTAAAATGTTCTCTCGTGTTGACCCCTGAATTGCGTCTAACAAGGACTTAGAAAGTGACAAAAAATTTGTCTAGAATTACAAACTGAGCATTTGAACCATAAATTTTTTGCAAATGAAGAAGTTtgtatagaaaaaaaaaattatatggacAAATTTCATCGATTGTCTATCCCAATTATTGTTAGATCATTGGAAGGGAAGAAAGATTCTTTCAGAATTTGAAAAGAGGGGGAAGAACTATTTTATCCTAAAACCATACCTAAGTGCAACTAGAGCACTTATTTATCTTGCTAATTATACATGAATATAACATTTTTTTGTCAATCTATTATCAAGATATAGTTCATCACCTATATGAAGACATTGGAATAgtcaaacatatattttttacCTTAAATGTTTTatagatatgaatttttttattataaaatatctaaattaaaattaatagatTAAGCAAATGTAAATTACTTTTCAAATCATTGTAATTGTATATACAAATATGTCACTTCTTTATTCTTTTTATGGTATAGTTCTTTCACAGAGATTTGCTAAacaaaccacaacaacaactttcATAATTCATGCAAAAAATTTAGTTTGTCTTctaaatttttttgaataaaactcattcttttcaaatttctttttcacacatcatctttataaaattaattagggACTTTCATAATGCACCATGTGCATTACTGGCACACCACGTGAAAATACATTGAAATGATTGGTCCAGAGACGTATCTCCgaaattaaaatttgtttgaTAATAGAGTGACACTGCCTTTGTGTGTTATTGAATTATATAAGTTGTGCGTCCGAAAGTATATCTCTGGAAATTGAgggacattttttttatttttcattaaaaaaagaaTTTCACCTCATTGGATGGGATAAAAATTTTCTGTAATAGAATAAACAAAAATACTTTACATAGACATCTATCTACACCCAATCTTCAATAGGAACTAAGTGACAAGCCACATCTCCAAAGTATATCCATTGGATTAAATACTTTGTTGTTTGGGTTAATGTAAAAGAATACATGCtaatatttataaatgaatataCACAGTGTCACATATATTTCACAGCTTGCTAATAAGAGATTTACAATTCCAAAGTTGTGGTGTGACAAACAAAACTTGCAAGATTTGCCTAAGCCAAGATATGGCTAACTTGATTCTAGAAACAACACTTCCTCCCAGCTTTTCCTCAAACCATGAATCATGTAAAACATTAATGTTTCCAAGTACGATCCAAACGTGAATAGCATTAAGAACTATATAAAAAAATGGTCAAAATGCCACAGGCTTGAGTCATGGCAACTATAATTTCTGAGCAGGTAGATCATCAGAGTCTGCCTTGTTGTGAGGAAGGTTCCTTCAAGCTTTGAGATACTTCTAATTTGGGTGTCAAGGGAAGAGTTACTTCATTGAGCAGGTTGATTGTTTGCAGACACATCTGACATATCAGACGCCTCAGAAGTCTCCGAGTCCCCGTCTATAATGTCACGCGAGTTTGATTGGAAGACAAGAGTTAGTATTATAAGCAAGAAACATAAATGTATACAAAGAGCGGCACAAACAAAAGAAaatgtttgaatttgaatttgaaggaaACAAATGGTTAAAAAGAAGTACGCTTACCAAACAGCGATTTGACAGACGGCCTCCTTGGTTTGGAGGTTTTCTTCAGTTCAGCTGCACAGCAAGAAGAAAGCAAAATCATTCAACATAGAACATAAGAATGTGATACTGTTGTTTGTTACATAGTTCCTACATTTTCTACTTAAGATTTTTTTGGTATTTCATAGAGGAAAAGATAAATGATCAAATCATAAATTGTTCCGTGTGAGACTCAGACTCTTAACACCTAGCAACATATCCGTCTTATGACAAGCGGAGTATCTGTCAAACAAGAATAATAGCTAAAACTAAAACCTTACAACAACCCAATATGTATTTGTAGCAGAGATATTAACAATTACAAATTATCAATGATAAGTAAAAGAAAAGAGAGACATGTACCCATCCCAGGAACTTGATAGTCGTTTACAATTTCAAAGTTCTTGTATGTGTATCCCACAAAATTAAAGTCCTTAGATGAAAGCATCTGCAACATCCCAATGAGCAATGAATCATGCAATGAAATAATTACGAAGAAACAAATTGTATGACAATTTACACAGAAACAAAAACCTATGATTACCTTCCTCCATGGACCAGCTCTTGATGATGAATGAGTCTGGCTGTCAGCCTGCAGACGAAAACGTAAAAGGAAGATAACTTAGCAAAGCTGAATGACCTTGAATGAATAGCAATACAAAAAAACAAGAATCTGGAATATTCAAATAcctcttcaaacttttcaaaattttgaGTATCTAACTCATCATTGACTTCAGGAGTAAATGCAGCTTCCATTTGATACAATTTTTCCCATTGAACACCTTCAAAGAATGGATGAGACTGCAGAGGAATACAATACAGCGGAAATTTAAATTCTATATCCGAATTTCTTGTAACACGTTTAATAAATTAGAAAAGGACACACCATACAACACCTTTATTTCAACTGCACCATTTGACCCCAGTCTCTGGTTCACATTACACAAAAGCTTACTTATAAGATCTATGGCCTCCGGAGATAGCCTTGCTTCTTCAGGAAATTTCAAGTGAGACTTCCAGTTTACTATCTGCATAAAATAGAAAGGTAGATAAATTTAATTACAGGATTAAGGAACCGAAGAGAAGGTTAGCCGTCTGTAAAACAAACATTTCTTTCCAAAAGATTACCTTCCTGCATGTTGACATTGGATCATCGGAATAAAAAGGTGGATATCCCACCAGCATTTCATACATAATAGCTCCAAGTGACCACCTGGGAAATAAATAactgtcaattttcaaaataaaatacgtGCCCTGACAACGATAAGGCCTTTTATCACCAAGTGGTATCAGCTATACAGTGTCATAATTTTAACGCCAACTCACCAATCACATTCCATCCCATAACCTTTCTTCAATAGAACTTCTGGAGCAATATAATCTGGTGTACCAACAGTAGAATAAGCCTGCATCAATTGTACATTCACATTTACAATAAACCAAAAAGAGAACCCAATTGATCATCAAGAGTTAAGATACAGTTACATTTTGTCGTAATAAACAAAAAAGAGACCACGGCACAATAGCAATGAACTTACAAGTGTCCTCCTGTTTTTCTGCCAGTTTTCCAACTGTTCTTGTTGCGTACGCTTCGGACCTGCACGGTCATCACCCTGTCCAGTTCCATTTGCATTCTGAGAAAAGTCTGATTCTTCAAGTGTACTACAGTCTAACGGTTTACATAATCCAAAATCTGATAGTTTCAAGTGTCCGTATTTATCAAGTAATAAGTTATCAGGCTTAATATCCCTGCAACATAACATATAGAGAAGATTAATTTATAATGTACAATTGACTTCTACGAAGATGAATAAATCAGACTCGAGCATCAAATAGTTTTCAATATATGATCAATTTGACATATAGTAGTATGAAATACCAATATGAAATAGATTACCGATTCTATAGATACCTATGTATATAATTGTGTTTATGTATAGATTCAATAGCCAAAACTGTTTCTCCTACATAAAATCGGGCTTCGTCTTCGGTCAACGTATCCTTTCTCATAAGTAGAGTCATCATATCCCCTCCCGGTAGATACTCcattataagatataaataatcatCATCCTGGAAAGAACAATAAAGCTTGACTATACAATTACTGTCAACCTCTGCAAGAAGATTCCTCTCAGCTCTGACGTGTTCAACCTGAATAATTAGCAAAAATAAGGGTAACGACTTCAATAAACTCAGCATAACCACTTCTCGTCCGTAGAGTATAATGTAGCAAGAGAAAACAAGTACAAACCTGGCCTCTTCGAAGCATTTCTGATTTCTTTAGCTTTTTCATCGCAAATACATGATCCGTGGTCTTTTCCCTACAGACTCTCACCTGCAACAATTTCAAATTTCCGGAAAAAGTATAACATTATCTGGACAAAGCATATAAAGAGCTATAAACTGAAAGATAGAGTAATCGATTGCGTCGTATGTAAGCACGTAAGTACCTCCCCAAATGCGCCTTTTCCAATCATAGTCAACATCTCAAAATCCTCCACACCCATTTTATGCCTCTGAAGACGCATATATTCAGTTTCCTTTTTCTCTAAAAATTTAAGTAAGTTATTTTGATCTTCCTCGGAGACATCAGCATCCGCCAACTTCTTTTCCAAGATAGTTCGCCTGTAATTAGCGAGGAATTAGAAAACTCTGCAAATATCTTAGTCATTCTAAATCCATCAATTACTAATGCAAATGAGAATTATACAAAAATTCagtgatatttttttttaaattgatgatCATGAAATGAAATATACCGCTCCTTTCTCTCTTGAAGACTCTTCATCTGTTCCTTGTAATGGTTCTCAATATACTGTTTCGCGGCCGCTACCTTCTGCTTTGTAACACTGGAAAGACTCTCGTCATCAACAGACGCATCGGAATCCTCGGTTCCGCCCATAACGTCGTCCTTCTTCCTGGTGGAAGCTCTCAGTCTATCTCGCGGTTGAAACTTGGATAACCAACTCCTCGCCGAATCCATCTTCTTCACCACCACCGATCAAACGTTACCATTCCCGTTTTTCTTCTGTATAATGAATCTGCAACCGTTATCGAGCAAAAGTTGTGAAAATTATACGTTGATTATTTGGATTGAAACGTTGAGGATGAAAAAAAACGGTTAAAAAATAGAATCGATGGgaaaaggaagctgagaaaaCGGAATGCCGTGTAATTAATAGTTGGGGAGAGAAAATTATTATGGTTCCGTGAAAGGCTATTTATAGTAAGTAACTGTCAAGTTAAATCACTCTTCTTCTTGATCTGAGATCATGTAATAATTCAGAGAGTGTCATACCTGCCATTTATATATAGTTTTTCGAacacttttttttaatatgtaaATGAAAAGGAATAAAAAGTGTAAGAGATTAATTTGatgaaaaactggtttagaaTGCTGATATGGTTAGCATAATCTCCATTTCTTAAGAAAAAAACTATTTGTTCTTctattttaaaacttattaaaCAGTAAAAAAATGCACTTATTTGATCCTATATAAATGATTTAAAAGTTAATTGTAGTTTAATTTAGATTATTTtttagagtttaaaggtagtttAATTTAGATCCTATATAAATGATTTAATGGCTGTACgtgtaaactaactttacacattCAATCAATTAAAACCTTTACATttgtcatgtcatattagtttttttaagggttaatgaactttttcgtccctttaaatattgcaaattttgtttttagtccctccaaaattttcctttaagaaatcgtctcttcaaaatttttcttccgaactattggtccctaacgtcaaatttcgtagctaatcggtggctaaagtcgtagctaatttctagcaaatttgacgttagggaccaatagtttagacgaaaatttttgaagggacgatttcttaaaggaaaattttggagggactaaaaacaaaatctgcaatatttagagggaccaaaaagttcattaaccctttttttaaattaaaattgtggatacatggttgtgattggttgacagattaaaaatattttacactgtccgtATATAtccttttttctctattttttatttttttaatataataatttatagaGTTTAATTGTCATGTACTTTCCGTGTAAACTTTTTATACTATCAATGCATCATAACCACTTAATTATATTactttttaaaaagttaaaataaaagtcaaacaattCCAACAAATTAACGGTTGTGATTCACTAGCGAagtgtattccaattaaattctaatttatattattatttaataatattataaaattaaattttattttaattatgtaacATGcaggtacaaagaccaaaaagaTAAACTTCGctacatattaaattaaattatcaataatcaaaaaagaaaaaaaaccaaaactgttaaatagaaatataaaaagataaatttaaaaatggaaattaaaacaattaaaaaaataaagtaaacttaaaaaaaattgcTTTTCAAGATCGATCTACAGAAATACGAAGGTAAAATTGTCATTTCGATAGTGCGCCTAAATGTTATGGGATGGGTTGAAAAATTTTCTTAAAAGAATCCGataatgttatatttttttaataactagATATGAACtagcattttttttttttaaattatcaaatttttggttggttgtttttgaaatttttttgataAGAATATTTGTATCATTACCAAAATATATGAGAGTATCAAATATAAGTTGAAGGGTCTCTGGAAgaattcttttcttttcttatatcttgctatcttttaaattttttttcttatttttcatatatatattttaattaaatatatttttatctcaTTAATATTGTGATCTTTTTTTTATActcaaacaatataattttttgtTGTCAAATAGAGATGAATAAATGAGATACTGCGTCATTGTATTTGATGTCTTGCATAAATATTAAGATTAAACtatacaaaatacaaaatttaactAATTACAAATTACATTTTGAATTACATTAAAGTTTTTCTTTAGTAAGGTTAGCAATTGATTAATGGAGTACTATTAATGTGTAGTTAATTACTTTGAGAGGGAGTAGTATTAAAACCTGAGTTAAAGGAGTAGAATTTTGGTAATAAAATTCGATGCATTGACCAAGACGAAGACTATTAGCCAGTGATGATACTATAGTTCAGTTGCACCAGAAACACACAGATTCACTCGCACAACTCGTTTCTTCGCGTACATCCTATTTCTCGATCTCATTTCATCAAATCCCTAACCTATTGTAAATGCGATTTGCAATCTCTGATTCGTAGCTGCAGAAATGGCCACAAACCTTGCCAAATTTCTCATTATACTGTTTTACACTATTTCGATCTGTAACGCCGTCACGATTCCAAGTCCAATTTCCGATTCTCACCGTTCCGCTGCTTTACAACTCTTCGATGAATCCTCTTCAAGGTCAATTTACTCTCTCCATACTCCAACCGTATTTTTCATGCCTAGTTTGATTTGGTTGTCAAATACACGCTTAGCTTATGTGTATtcatttgttaaattaattatttagttaatcAAATATGAGTTGACATAatcaattattaataattattaattaattatattatattatgatCAATTGTTATAGGTATGTTATCAATTAATATTTTAGGTTTGGAATAGTTTGTTGAAATTCTAGGTTAGAAGATTATGTAAGAAAACTTATTTTTGTTCTTGCTATTTCTTATCAGTTTAGAAGAAACCTATGAGGCTCTAAGAGTATTTGAGATACTTGAGCTTGAGAATAAGCCTGATGTGAGTGTAACCGCTTGTCGGAAGGTAGTGGAAAATCTCGGATCGTCATCCTATCTGAAGGATTCGTTCTATGCCTTAAAGGTCAATGGCATTTTAAAATGCAAGGTTGATAGGGGTGTTTTCCAGGTAATTTTATGCTATGGTGTTATTTTAATGCGGAGTTGAGGCTTGATTGTCTGTGCTTTTTGTTGTGTTTTTAAATAGTTGATGCTAGAAATTGCTTATTTTGTAAAGGATATTACTTCAAGACTTAAAGCTGCCGTCAATGATGCAAGTACTTTGGTTGACATATACTATACAATAGGAAGTTTGGTTCTTATAAAGGTAATTCTCCAAACTTTACTCAATTTGGTACTTAAATTGGTAAAGCCTAGTGGGCTGGTAAATGGGCTTTAATTGGAATCCTATGGGGATGCTGGTGCATTATTTTCTTGTCCATTCAATTCTTGGTCATGATAAATTTGTCTCTCAGCCTGCCTATCTAGTTGATAAGTAAAATTCTCCTGGCACTTCTAGTACTCTCCTAATATGTCAGTTTTTTTAGTATGTTATTTTATTAGTGGAAATGCCTCCTCTTTTCAGAAAGgtgtttttattgattttatattGTAGCTTGCTGATTCAAATGTCATATATTATTTTCCATTATGATTTTTTTCTCCTTTTGATCTCCCCTTTTTCTGTTTACAGGATCAGGCACCTGATGTCGATGTACTTCTTGCCGATGCCGATGGGACATTCCATTCAATCAAGGTCTGTTTTCATTCATTATCTTTGGTATTGACTATTCAGGGGGACTTGGTTTGCTTTGCAATAACTACCATTTTGGTCCCATCGAATGTGGCAATAGAAGATTCGATATAAGAACTACACCCTTTCCAGTTTTATTAGTTTTACTTCATAACTTACATAAGCTTTTGGTTGCTTCAAATGCACTTCAAACTCTCATGTTCATTGTGATGCCATGTTCTTCACTATTGGGTATTGGCAGGCTCTGAGCCAAAGTGATGGAAGATGGCGCTACAGTTCTGATAATCCAGAATCTAGTACCTATGCTGCTGGTaatgatttatatagaaatacgTTGAGGTTCAAGTTCTCTctatgtattattattttttgctcTGAAACTGGCAACACAGAATCCCTCCAACTAGTGCTGTTTATCTTTAGTTACAAATTAGGCTACTCATGTATTTGACAGGATTAGCACTTGAAGCATTGGCTGGAGTCATATCATTAGCATCTTCTGAAATTGATCAGTCTAGGGTAATACTCTGAATCTTAAATTGGTTAGTTGTTTTGCGTATTTTAAACTTAAAAGGTTGTTTAGTTGAAAATTCTATATGTGGTCAGCAAATTCATATGAgtttaattatatgcattataGTAGTACGGTATGCAAGATTATTGTCAAGATTTTTTCATTAGAATATTTTTAAACCAATAAAACACCTGACTGGAATTGTCAATTAAAAGTGAATAGAAGTGGGGGCCAAGTGATGAAAAAAATTAATGCTGAAAAATATGATGCTAAATTTATTAGCACttcatttttcttgcaatttatctATTTTGTTGTTTATGATGCATCATAGAAACATACCTTGTCTTGGGCCTCCTTGTATGTTTATCAATGTATTAAATTAGCTTTTTATTGTCAGGTAAATACGGTGAAAAGTGATATATTGAAGCTCTTTGACAGCATCCAGAAATATGGTATGGATAAATTTGCTTTTACCTTGTTCAAATTGTACTGTGAATGATCA includes these proteins:
- the LOC131640258 gene encoding uncharacterized protein LOC131640258 isoform X2 — encoded protein: MDSARSWLSKFQPRDRLRASTRKKDDVMGGTEDSDASVDDESLSSVTKQKVAAAKQYIENHYKEQMKSLQERKERRTILEKKLADADVSEEDQNNLLKFLEKKETEYMRLQRHKMGVEDFEMLTMIGKGAFGEVRVCREKTTDHVFAMKKLKKSEMLRRGQVEHVRAERNLLAEVDSNCIVKLYCSFQDDDYLYLIMEYLPGGDMMTLLMRKDTLTEDEARFYVGETVLAIESIHKHNYIHRDIKPDNLLLDKYGHLKLSDFGLCKPLDCSTLEESDFSQNANGTGQGDDRAGPKRTQQEQLENWQKNRRTLAYSTVGTPDYIAPEVLLKKGYGMECDWWSLGAIMYEMLVGYPPFYSDDPMSTCRKIVNWKSHLKFPEEARLSPEAIDLISKLLCNVNQRLGSNGAVEIKSHPFFEGVQWEKLYQMEAAFTPEVNDELDTQNFEKFEEADSQTHSSSRAGPWRKMLSSKDFNFVGYTYKNFEIVNDYQVPGMAELKKTSKPRRPSVKSLFDGDSETSEASDMSDVSANNQPAQ
- the LOC131640258 gene encoding uncharacterized protein LOC131640258 isoform X1, whose amino-acid sequence is MDSARSWLSKFQPRDRLRASTRKKDDVMGGTEDSDASVDDESLSSVTKQKVAAAKQYIENHYKEQMKSLQERKERRTILEKKLADADVSEEDQNNLLKFLEKKETEYMRLQRHKMGVEDFEMLTMIGKGAFGEVRVCREKTTDHVFAMKKLKKSEMLRRGQVEHVRAERNLLAEVDSNCIVKLYCSFQDDDYLYLIMEYLPGGDMMTLLMRKDTLTEDEARFYVGETVLAIESIHKHNYIHRDIKPDNLLLDKYGHLKLSDFGLCKPLDCSTLEESDFSQNANGTGQGDDRAGPKRTQQEQLENWQKNRRTLAYSTVGTPDYIAPEVLLKKGYGMECDWWSLGAIMYEMLVGYPPFYSDDPMSTCRKIVNWKSHLKFPEEARLSPEAIDLISKLLCNVNQRLGSNGAVEIKSHPFFEGVQWEKLYQMEAAFTPEVNDELDTQNFEKFEEADSQTHSSSRAGPWRKVIIGFCFCVNCHTICFFVIISLHDSLLIGMLQMLSSKDFNFVGYTYKNFEIVNDYQVPGMAELKKTSKPRRPSVKSLFDGDSETSEASDMSDVSANNQPAQ